A genomic window from Motacilla alba alba isolate MOTALB_02 chromosome 2, Motacilla_alba_V1.0_pri, whole genome shotgun sequence includes:
- the TPD52 gene encoding tumor protein D52 isoform X6 yields the protein MEPPRDQGLLRSDSIPEVGEDAAATVSMAETLSEEERDELRKELAKVEEEIQTLSQVLAAKEKHLAEIKRKLGINSLQELKQNITKSWQDVTSTTAYKRTSETLSQAGQKASAAFSSVGSVITKKFEDVSIRSIQHSISMPIMRNSPTFKSFEEKVENFKSKVGGSKPAGGDFGEVLNSAANASATETIAEQTEEETH from the exons GGCTGCTGAGGAGTGACTCTATACCAGAGGTTggagaggatgctgctgctacAGTCAGTATGGCAGAAACACTCTCAGAAGAAGAACGGGATGAGCTAAGAAAAGAGCTTGCCAAG GTGGAAGAGGAAATCCAGACGCTCTCACAAGTGCTAGCTGCCAAAGAGAAGCATCTAGCAGAAATCAAGAGAAAGCTGGGAATTAACTCACTACAGGAACTAAAGCAGAACATTACCAAAAGCTGGCAAGACGTTACATCAACCACAGC ATACAAGAGAACATCAGAAACCCTGTCTCAGGCTGGTCAGAaggcttctgctgctttttcctctgttgGTTCAGTCATAACCAAGAAATTTGAAGATGTCAG TATACGCTCCATACAACATTCAATTAGTATGCCTATTATGAG AAATTCTCCTACTTTCAAATCCTTTGAGGAAAAAGTTGAAAACTTCAAG TCTAAAGTTGGAGGGAGCAAACCTGCTGGAGGAGACTTTGGAGAAGTTCTCAACTCTGCTGCCAATGCCAGTGCCACAGAAACTATTGCAGAACAGACAGAGGAAGAGACCCACTGA
- the TPD52 gene encoding tumor protein D52 isoform X4, with amino-acid sequence MEPPRDQGLLRSDSIPEVGEDAAATVSMAETLSEEERDELRKELAKVEEEIQTLSQVLAAKEKHLAEIKRKLGINSLQELKQNITKSWQDVTSTTAYKRTSETLSQAGQKASAAFSSVGSVITKKFEDVRLQAFSHSFSIRSIQHSISMPIMRNSPTFKSFEEKVENFKSKVGGSKPAGGDFGEVLNSAANASATETIAEQTEEETH; translated from the exons GGCTGCTGAGGAGTGACTCTATACCAGAGGTTggagaggatgctgctgctacAGTCAGTATGGCAGAAACACTCTCAGAAGAAGAACGGGATGAGCTAAGAAAAGAGCTTGCCAAG GTGGAAGAGGAAATCCAGACGCTCTCACAAGTGCTAGCTGCCAAAGAGAAGCATCTAGCAGAAATCAAGAGAAAGCTGGGAATTAACTCACTACAGGAACTAAAGCAGAACATTACCAAAAGCTGGCAAGACGTTACATCAACCACAGC ATACAAGAGAACATCAGAAACCCTGTCTCAGGCTGGTCAGAaggcttctgctgctttttcctctgttgGTTCAGTCATAACCAAGAAATTTGAAGATGTCAG ACTACAGGCATTTTCACATTCCTTTAG TATACGCTCCATACAACATTCAATTAGTATGCCTATTATGAG AAATTCTCCTACTTTCAAATCCTTTGAGGAAAAAGTTGAAAACTTCAAG TCTAAAGTTGGAGGGAGCAAACCTGCTGGAGGAGACTTTGGAGAAGTTCTCAACTCTGCTGCCAATGCCAGTGCCACAGAAACTATTGCAGAACAGACAGAGGAAGAGACCCACTGA
- the TPD52 gene encoding tumor protein D52 isoform X5, whose amino-acid sequence MAGLLRSDSIPEVGEDAAATVSMAETLSEEERDELRKELAKVEEEIQTLSQVLAAKEKHLAEIKRKLGINSLQELKQNITKSWQDVTSTTAYKRTSETLSQAGQKASAAFSSVGSVITKKFEDVRLQAFSHSFSIRSIQHSISMPIMRNSPTFKSFEEKVENFKSKVGGSKPAGGDFGEVLNSAANASATETIAEQTEEETH is encoded by the exons GGCTGCTGAGGAGTGACTCTATACCAGAGGTTggagaggatgctgctgctacAGTCAGTATGGCAGAAACACTCTCAGAAGAAGAACGGGATGAGCTAAGAAAAGAGCTTGCCAAG GTGGAAGAGGAAATCCAGACGCTCTCACAAGTGCTAGCTGCCAAAGAGAAGCATCTAGCAGAAATCAAGAGAAAGCTGGGAATTAACTCACTACAGGAACTAAAGCAGAACATTACCAAAAGCTGGCAAGACGTTACATCAACCACAGC ATACAAGAGAACATCAGAAACCCTGTCTCAGGCTGGTCAGAaggcttctgctgctttttcctctgttgGTTCAGTCATAACCAAGAAATTTGAAGATGTCAG ACTACAGGCATTTTCACATTCCTTTAG TATACGCTCCATACAACATTCAATTAGTATGCCTATTATGAG AAATTCTCCTACTTTCAAATCCTTTGAGGAAAAAGTTGAAAACTTCAAG TCTAAAGTTGGAGGGAGCAAACCTGCTGGAGGAGACTTTGGAGAAGTTCTCAACTCTGCTGCCAATGCCAGTGCCACAGAAACTATTGCAGAACAGACAGAGGAAGAGACCCACTGA